The Mastacembelus armatus chromosome 13, fMasArm1.2, whole genome shotgun sequence DNA segment aaacacgcacacactcataGCTGAGCGAGTGGAAACATAGAGTAAATTTCCATGCGTAAACTCATGTCGTCATCTCTGCTGTGTGTTCGCTCAGAGCAAAGCCAGGAAATAGTTAAAGGCTCAGTTTGTCTTAAAAATACATCTGTCTGCATTTGCTGATATGTCTTCTGACTGATATGTTTTTGTGATATGTCTCTGTTGGTCATAATAATGTTTTACGTGTGTACAAACACTGGTGATAGAAACAGCATCAGAAAACCCTAAAGTTCAGTTTGCAGGTTTGTCTGTTTATATTCTAAATATGGGAAAAGAGACAACTTTTAGTTTGTTGTGTTCACTTCAAGAACCAGTGTTAAGAagtaatatttgtatttgaaacTTTATTCTCCATTTATGCTGAACTGTGTGCTTACCTCTAGACAGATTTCTCATTGTTGCATGTTCCTACTTGTCACTGACTAAAGGACTCTCTGACATAGCActgttaaataatttaataagaaTGAATTTACTGGAAATGTCCAGCTTGAACTCTGTATCTACTTCTGTCAAATTAGACCATTATTTACAGACCAGTCACTGTGGCAGCTTTGATAGAgccacacacactgttttttattttaaactagtAATTTAAGCAATTGAATAATTCAAACTAGTGAttcaaacaaatgtatttatctcATAGCTAGAATATTGATATTAATTGAATGTATATGTTAGTGCTaaacctttgtgtttttcagtccCTGGAAAGCACACGGCGGATGAGGCAGCTGGTTGAGGAGGtatactctctctctcacacatacacacacacaaacccattaatgtgtacacatacagtatagccAGAGAAACAGGGATGTGTACCCTGCAGCAATGAAGCCTCATAAATAAGTATAATTTCCACTGTAGTTTAGAGGAAATGTTCAGACTCCGCCCTAATGACAGTAAACAAGAATGGATGCTGGGATGTGAGGAACTTGAAGCTGATGGAAAGTGATTTGGGGATTTGACATTTCCTACTGGTGTTTAGTTCCAGGATGCTCGAACATCTTAGCTATGGTCTGTCTAAGATGAtactgactgaactgaaatgaaaacaaaacgaCTTCTAGAGTGAATAGACATTacatatagtgtgtgtgtgtgtgtgtgctccactcactgtgtgttattttgtgctTGCTCCTCCAGAGTAAAGATGCCGGAATTAAAACTGTGGTGAATTTGTACGAACAAGGAGGTAATCAGTTCTACCTTTGTTCTCTTTAAGTCTCCTTTTTAAAGTTAGTATTTCAAAAACAAGCACAGGAAAACTGCTCTTCTCCCacatcttcttcctcctccactacatttctcttttccacTCACCCTCTGCCTCCATCTCCTTCCTGCCTTGGTCTCCTCCTTCATTTTCACCTATATTCTACCGtttacctcctcctcctcgatTTCCACTTATATTCTACTTTTCAcctactcctcctccttcatttCCACCTATATTCTGcctttcacctcctcctccatttcCACTTTTATTCTACCattcacttcctcctcctccatttccACCTATGTTCTAcctttcacctcctcctcctcttccatttcCCCCTATATTGTAcctttcacctcctcctcctccatttccACATTCATTCTAcctttcacctcctcctcctccatttctACCTATAATCTAcctttcacctcctcctcctatcATAGAGCAGCTGGAGCGTATAGAGGAGGGCTTGGATCAGATTAACTCCGATATGAAGGAGGCTGAGAAAAACCTGACTGACCTGGGCAAGTGCTGTGGCCTTTGTTCCTGTGATAAGTAGGTggaggtgtatgtgtgtgtgtgtgtccaagtgTGTTCAAACTGTGATGTGGGAATGatattttctgcttgtttgcttttatttagtgTAGTTCATTGGACAGTGCACACACTGCACGTGGTACTTTTCAGTCTGTGCTAATGAGCTGCTTTAGCTTCTTTTGTTGCCTGCTTGCTGCTCCTGTTATGAATAGACCGCTGTGCTACCTGTACTGGAAAAGGTATCACACATGCTTTatctaacacacacatggagaAACAACTACAAAAACTATTACAGGTAAaaactgtggctgtggctgcaggaCCAGTATGGGTGCTGTGTGGTTCTTGTGCATCACATTGAACAGGCTGGACTCACCATGGAAAGACCTTCATCAGTCATTTTCTCCATCTGTCAGGCTCAAGGCCATTGAGGAGAGCAATGCATACAAGGCAGTCTGGGGCAGAGCCTCCAGTCAGGATGGTGTTGTGTCCAATCAGCCACCGTCGTCTCGAGTCATGGATGAGAGGGAGCAAATGATCATGACTGGAGAATTCATACCAAGGTAGAGAGAGATACACAGGGGAGGATGTTATTGTTGGCAGGCAGGGCATTGTGTTAGGAGAGGTAGCCATGTGCTGGGTGGGTGTTTGCTCTTGTGTATACCAGACTAACGTACGATATTACCAGCCGTCAGTCCTACACACAGCTGGCCAAACACAAGGACATATCACATTCATAGATTCAGGTGTGTGACTGATGCATGTGATGATTTtgctgtggctcaggatgaCTCATGATGCCCGGGAGGACGAGATGGAGGAGAACCTGGCTCATGTCAGCAGCATCATTGGAAATCTGAAGAGTATGGCTCAGGACATGAGCCACGAAATCGACATGCACAATGTCCAGATCGAACGCATACATGGCAAGGTACTGCTGTCACATGACCTCAAAATAAGTCACTGAACGTCACCAAATATGATCAAATATAAAAGCAAAATCCCATCACATGCTGCCAACTATTAGAACAGTATATTATTATACAGGATCATTTCAGATGAAGTCCTACTGTACCTGCTCATTGTGTGAGCTGGACACCACACCAAGACTATCAGGTCTCTTACTGTTTGTTAAAGTCAGGGCTCTGGAAATAAAGAAGACTATTTTAGAATATGTCACCAAATATCttgataataataaattgtaTTAACTACAAAACAACTTTTCCCCCTCTGTGTCCTTTCAGACCCCTTGAAATGgctttcaaacattttatttctgttcatgcaCCTGAATGAGCAGTGATTCATTTGCAGCACAGCTCTGCATGTTCAGGGATAAAGCCTGTGGCTTCAGTTAGACACTGAGCAGTGCATGATGctaagagagaaagaagactgGAGCTGATGCTCCTCACTTTTCTGCTGGGCAGCAGCGGAAGCTGTTTAAACCTTTGAGTTCAGACAGTTTCACATTAGTGCACAGGCTGTGATGTGCTGACTGAGAAATACTGAAGGCATAAAAGCAGCACATTACTGTTTTAGTGCAGGTGCATATGCCAAAGATGGtgacttttcagtgttttaatgatgctctttattttattgtttgactgTACAACCTGCTGTGTAGAGGCTGTGTTTGACTATTACAGCATAACAAGCATGAAAGATGAGCACTGCAGTTGTTCTGTCCATGTTCTTATGAAcatcttctgtctctgtctgcaggtTATTCTCAACGTGTCCCGCATCGACTCTGCCAACAAGAAAACGAACAACCTGATGAAGCGATAGTAGCGGCACTCCCGTTTCACTTGTCTTCTAATTCATCCTGCGTTCACTACAGTGATGCATGCTGGGACAGTGTGTCGCCACTGTTATTTCTGCCGTAAACTAGTTGTTTATATGTGTAGACTCTATCATAGAAACATCCTGTAACATTACTTGGCCCATATTCCTTTAGCGCCTGTCGGTCAGTTGTTCTGTGAGTGACCTGAGTGCTGTGCGTTACCTTGTGTTGTATTCCTGTTCATTCAGGTAATATTCTGTTATTTGATGTGATACTTTCTAAAAAAATGCCTTTAActctttgtgtttacatttcgCTCTTTGTGTTTGCCCTCAGGGTGGCCTCTGTGGTCACTTAGTAGAATTACACCATGGGAAACTGTAATGATCCCTGTGGGGAAACTGggtcactgcagcagcagcagcagagagccCAAATTCATACATCAGGTAATAAACTGAAAGATGAGCGCACAGCGACAACGGCTTCATGCGCCAGGCTGCGCGTTTTCAGCTTCTGTTGGGCAGACAGAGGAACACCTGCATGACAACATTtctaagcacacacacaaacgcacacagcTATCAGCGAACAGGTTAATTCCCCATGTGAACATCATTGTATTGCACAAACACCCTTCCCCCATTTCTCTGAAGCACGTGTATAATGTCGCTGTGTGCAGGCCCTGCTGGGCATTGCCCACAAGAAGGAAACACGCATTTGTCCCAAGAGGAAATTATCTGCCGACACCAAGTGGACACATGTGAAACCTACTCCTCCAGGAGGAGTTCACCGGTGGTGAACCGGTCCTGATGCTTTCACCTTTTTCCAGCATAAAAAGGGGAATCTGATGTCACTGTGCTACTAAAGCACATATAGAGCACAACCTTTACTGTAGATCACGTGCAACTGTCATGTATGTGCCCATGCTTTTCACAGCCAGCTGTGATTTCtgctttgtgtcactgtgctgGTTCCCTCAGTGTTGTCCTTCGTAGTGTTTGAAGTAAAGCTGAAGTTGAGATTTTATGGTTTGGGATATTGCTTGTTAGTAATACATTACTATAATAAAGCTGCTGACCTCTGCTGGCCTGACAGGTCACACAGCAGCTCTAAGGCCATCAAGATGAGCTGCCATGTATATTGGTGTTTGTtgttagaaaataataaaaggtgG contains these protein-coding regions:
- the LOC113125616 gene encoding synaptosomal-associated protein 25 isoform X1; this encodes MKDTHTHRHTATMPSDPPVLREQEELQRRINQVTDESLESTRRMRQLVEESKDAGIKTVVNLYEQGEQLERIEEGLDQINSDMKEAEKNLTDLGKCCGLCSCDKLKAIEESNAYKAVWGRASSQDGVVSNQPPSSRVMDEREQMIMTGEFIPRMTHDAREDEMEENLAHVSSIIGNLKSMAQDMSHEIDMHNVQIERIHGKVILNVSRIDSANKKTNNLMKR
- the LOC113125616 gene encoding synaptosomal-associated protein 25 isoform X2; this translates as MPSDPPVLREQEELQRRINQVTDESLESTRRMRQLVEESKDAGIKTVVNLYEQGEQLERIEEGLDQINSDMKEAEKNLTDLGKCCGLCSCDKLKAIEESNAYKAVWGRASSQDGVVSNQPPSSRVMDEREQMIMTGEFIPRMTHDAREDEMEENLAHVSSIIGNLKSMAQDMSHEIDMHNVQIERIHGKVILNVSRIDSANKKTNNLMKR